From Paenibacillus sp. FSL H8-0537:
CTTCTGGCAGCAATTTGCCAATCAATTTGCTGTTTATGCCAATGCCAGAGAAGAAAGGCTAGCGAATACAGCAAGCAAATTCAAGCAAAAGCATCATTATGTTCACAAATGTGAACACAATGATGCTTTTTTTATTGCGATAGGGAATATCCGAACATTAGGCAGTGAGCCATCAGAGGATACAAAGTTTTTGTTATGGAATGTGAATTATTTATGATAGCTCGTCATACTGCTTAAATCGGGAGAAACGACAAGGCTCTAGTTCGCATCTTGATTCTCGATTGATTATTTCAGTTGCAGCTAGACGCGCAATTAGCGGAGCCAGAGTAATGGCAGAATGCATCACCGTCACATAAAGTCCCTTCATCTGATTATGAAAGCCTACAATTGGATAGCCGTCCTCTGGCATTGGTCTCAACCCAACTTTGATGCTTTCCAGCTCCAATTGCTCCCCACCCTTCAGGCTGCGACGCAGCGTCTCGAAGGCACGTTTGCCCACGGCCTCTGGTCCATTTTCCTCCGAATCATCGATATAATCTTCCGCAGCTAGCAATGAATGATCGGTTAGCTGACGCACTTCAAACTGCGCATTCGAGATTAATGTGTGTATTAGTCTACTCGAGGTCTTCATTCGAATCAGAATGGAAGGTGACGGCGTTACTGGTACAGGGCAACCTAACGAATTGCAAAGTTCGGATACGCCTGTACCCGCCGCTAATACCACAACATCCGACTCCATAAATCCGTTTGATGTATGTACGCCTATTAAGCGTGAATTTTCTTGCTGCAGTTGTGTAACGTTGGTATCAAACTGTACCTTTGCTCCGTATTCCTGTGCTTTTCTTAACAATAGTTGCGTTAATTCGATCGGATCTACTGCTCCTTCTTCTTTGGCAAACATCGCATCGTTCGGATACTCCTTCAGATTCGGTTCCAATGCCTCAATCTGCTCTCGGTTTAAATTTTGAAGGTAGATTTGTTCATTTAGGTTCGAATCGCCCCACGTTAATGCTCCGTGCCATTGAATTTGTAATTCGGATAGCTCTTGCTGCAGTGCGAGGTATTCTTCTGAAGCACTGTCATACAAATGTCTGTACTGGGGAGCCACCCTATGTGTTGTATGTATCCAGGCAAATGATTTTTCTGTAACTTCACGGGCTGCGGTAGGGTGTCGTTCAATAATGGTTACATCCTGATTTCGTTTTGCTAGATGATAGGCCATACAGGCTCCGACAATTCCTGCTCCTATAATGACTACTTTTTGTTTTTCCAGCAGTGACGCCCCCTTTTTCATCCTATTTTAACATATGCATGGTATCTCAGTTAATAGAGTAGACATAAAGAATCGAGAGAATAATGAGGAGAAAAAGTACGTATGTTCGTACTCAGCTTTATCATCGGCTTTCAAAGTTCATACCGTAGTTTAAGGATTCAGGGTGGGAACGGACTATACTTGAAAAGGCGAACGATAGCGCATGTTTTTCAGTTAATTGTAAGGGGGATTTGGAACGATAGAAGCTTGCTCATGTCACCTTTTTCTTTGAAAGCGGTATATTTAGCGTGTTTTAGGCATTTACCTACGACAACATGTTAAGTTTAATTACATACACTATTGATAAATCGGGTTCATTGCTTTAATATGTTATAAAACATAACGCAAACGTGAAAGAGGGCAATTCTATGACGACTATACTTATTCGCAACGCAACGATAATGACGATGAATGAAAGTGGCGATATTTTAACGGGGGATTTGCTCATTCGCGGCAAGCGTATTGCTCAAATTGGCGGTGAGATAACGACTGATGGGGTGGATCGAATCATTGAGGCTGATGGGAAAGTTATACTTCCCGGCTTCGTACAGACACATATACATCTATGCCAGACGTTATTTCGCGGTCGGGCAGATGATCTGGCTTTAATCGAATGGCTGCGCGAGCGGATTTGGCCGCTAGAGGCGGCTCACAGCCCAGATTCGGTTTATTATTCCGCTATGCTGGGCATCGGCGAGCTGATCCGCAGCGGGACAACAACGATTTTGGATATGGAGACGGTGCATCATACCGAGTCGGCATTCCAGGCGATATTAGAGAGCGGCATTCGCGCCATTTCCGGCAAGGTGATGATGGACCATGGCACGGAAGTGCCGCTGGCGCTTCAGGAAAATACACAGCAATCATTGCAGCAAAGCGTGGATTTGCTCGAAAAATGGAATGGCGCTGGCGACGGCCGGATCCAATATGCTTTTTGTCCAAGGTTCGTTGTGTCTTGTACAGAGGAATTGCTCATTGGAGTACGCGATTTATCCGAGCAATATAAGGTTAAGGTGCATACCCATGCTTCCGAAAATACCGGAGAGATCGCAATTGTGGAAGCGGAACGCGGCAAGCGCAACGTCGTTTATTTGGATCATATCGGGCTGGCAAGGCCGAATTTGATTTTGGCCCACAGCATTTGGCTCGATGAGGAAGAGAAGCGGATTATTAAGGAAAGAGGCGTGAAGGTCACCCATTGCCCCGGCTCCAATATGAAGCTGGCATCCGGCATTGCGGAAATTCCCGAGCTGCTGCGCGAAGGCATCGATATTGGCATTGGAGCGGATGGCGCGGCATGCAACAACAATTTGGATATGTATCAGGAAATGCGGCTGACCGCCTTTATCCAGAAGGTGAAGCATGGCCCAACGGTCATGGATGCGCGCACCGTGCTGCGGATGGCGACGATGGGCGGCGCGAAGGTGCTCGGCATGGAAGACGACATTGGCAGCTTAGAGGAAGGCAAGCTAGCGGATTTGCAAATGCTTGATTTGGAGGATTTTCATGTGTATCCGTCCTATGATGCAGATTGGTTCTCGCGGGTGGTTTATGCGGCAACCCGTGGCGACGTGGATACCGTAATCATTGACGGACAAATCGTCATGGAGAAGCGCATTATGAAGACGATTGACAAGCCGCTTGTGCTGCGGGAGGCTGATCGTTCCCTTCGCGGACTGCTGGCAAGGCTGTAGCATATAGGTTGCAGGCCAGAACTTCATTTCATTAATAACGTCATCTATAAAGGCGGTGGCTGCTTGTGGATATGCACGAAGTGCTGGATTCAATTGCGACGCTTGAGCAGTCGGCCGCGCTTGCGACGATTATACGAGTAGAGGGCCATGCTTACCGTAAGGAAGGGGCAGCGATGCTGCTAAGGCTGGATGGAACGAGGACGGGAAGTATTAGTCCCGGCTGTCTGGAGGCTGATTTGCAGGAGCGGGTTAGCCGCGTGTGCTCTGCCGAAGCTTTTGAAATTATCATCTATAATATGCAGCCGGAAGAGGACATAATGTGGGGCGATACCATCGGCTGTGGCGGCATTATCCATGTGCTGCTGGAGCCTGTAACGATGGTACTCAGAGAACAGCTGCTGACGGCAAAAAATAGGCTGCGGGCGGGAGCGACGATTTTTTTGAATCGAAGCTGGTCGAGCGTAGGGGATAGCATCTGTTATAAATTAGAGCCAGCAGCAGTGGTCAGCCTTTCTCGCAATAGATGGAAAGCTGGTGCTGATGAGCACGGAGAGGCTGGGACATTTTCGGTGAAGCTGGAGCCGCGTTCACGAGCCATTGTATTTGGCGCTGGACCAGATGCAGAGGCACTTTGCACGGTGCTTCCAG
This genomic window contains:
- a CDS encoding 5'-deoxyadenosine deaminase — protein: MTTILIRNATIMTMNESGDILTGDLLIRGKRIAQIGGEITTDGVDRIIEADGKVILPGFVQTHIHLCQTLFRGRADDLALIEWLRERIWPLEAAHSPDSVYYSAMLGIGELIRSGTTTILDMETVHHTESAFQAILESGIRAISGKVMMDHGTEVPLALQENTQQSLQQSVDLLEKWNGAGDGRIQYAFCPRFVVSCTEELLIGVRDLSEQYKVKVHTHASENTGEIAIVEAERGKRNVVYLDHIGLARPNLILAHSIWLDEEEKRIIKERGVKVTHCPGSNMKLASGIAEIPELLREGIDIGIGADGAACNNNLDMYQEMRLTAFIQKVKHGPTVMDARTVLRMATMGGAKVLGMEDDIGSLEEGKLADLQMLDLEDFHVYPSYDADWFSRVVYAATRGDVDTVIIDGQIVMEKRIMKTIDKPLVLREADRSLRGLLARL
- a CDS encoding FAD-dependent oxidoreductase; translated protein: MKKGASLLEKQKVVIIGAGIVGACMAYHLAKRNQDVTIIERHPTAAREVTEKSFAWIHTTHRVAPQYRHLYDSASEEYLALQQELSELQIQWHGALTWGDSNLNEQIYLQNLNREQIEALEPNLKEYPNDAMFAKEEGAVDPIELTQLLLRKAQEYGAKVQFDTNVTQLQQENSRLIGVHTSNGFMESDVVVLAAGTGVSELCNSLGCPVPVTPSPSILIRMKTSSRLIHTLISNAQFEVRQLTDHSLLAAEDYIDDSEENGPEAVGKRAFETLRRSLKGGEQLELESIKVGLRPMPEDGYPIVGFHNQMKGLYVTVMHSAITLAPLIARLAATEIINRESRCELEPCRFSRFKQYDELS
- a CDS encoding XdhC family protein, translating into MHEVLDSIATLEQSAALATIIRVEGHAYRKEGAAMLLRLDGTRTGSISPGCLEADLQERVSRVCSAEAFEIIIYNMQPEEDIMWGDTIGCGGIIHVLLEPVTMVLREQLLTAKNRLRAGATIFLNRSWSSVGDSICYKLEPAAVVSLSRNRWKAGADEHGEAGTFSVKLEPRSRAIVFGAGPDAEALCTVLPGCGFDVVVADWHTHISSENQVNSCGSVVRVTGKPDELASKLQFNRTDYFVVCSHQLHYDHQLIQLALAAQSSYIGVMGSRKRIKQLFGEGKLSENVYAPIGLSIDAEGPYEIALSIASELVQVRAAQRAKDKEATGDAGVRHLLGGGPQQQDEAAEAAASFIAGSYAWQSGASCSIK